Below is a genomic region from Sneathia vaginalis.
TCTAACTTCTGGATAATAGTTCTTTATTTTTCTACTTGATGCACTCTTGTATGCGTTTATGAATTTATATAAATTTGTAGTAGGATATGCTTCAAATTTAAAGTGCATATGTGTTGCTTCAAAGTGTATTCCAGTTAAATTAACCTGATATGATACACTAATGTTTTTAAATATCTCTACCCCAAAATTCACTATATCTTCATTAAATATTGGTGTCTTATTCTTTGTTACTAATACAAGTTCATAGTGTAATGAAAATGCAGAATGATTGTATTCCTTAAACATTTATTCACCTTCTAATATTTTAATATTGAGTAAACCTTGTTATTATGTAGTTTTTCTCTACCATTTAAGTCTTTTAATTCTATTAAAAATGCTAATTCATATATATTTGCTTTTGCACTTTCAACTAATTTTACCATTGCTTCAGCTGTACCACCTGTTGCAAGTAAATCATCTACTATTAATACATTTGATCCTTCTGTTATTGCATCCTTATGTATTTCTATAGTATTTTTACCATATTCTAATTCATATGAAGCTTTTATTGTTTCTGCTGGTAACTTACCTAATTTTCTAGCTGGAACAAATCCTGCACCTATTTCATAGGCAATAACTGCACCAAAAATGAAACCTCTTGCATCTGCTCCTAACACATAGTCTATTCCCTTATTCTTGTATCTATTTATGAAGTCGTCTATAATTAGCTTTAACCCTTGTTTATCCTTAAGTGCTGTTGTAATGTCTCTAAAAAGTATTCCCTCTTCTGGAAAATTAGGTATGGTTCTAATCATACTGCTTAATTTTTCATTTTCTAACTTAGTCATCTTTTTCTCCCTCTTCGTCTAAAAGTATTATTCTTACCTTGACGATTCTTTTATTTTCTACACTCATAACTTTTATTATATATTTATCCAGTGTTACTTGATCATTTTCCTTAGCAACTTGCCCTAACTTATATTGCACAAACCCTGATATTGTTTCATATTCTTCAGATAAAGGAATAGATATATTAATTTCTTCATCAATTTCATCAACTGTTGTTTCACCTAATACATCATATATATTATCTGATATCTTAACTATACTATCTGCTTCAACATCATATTCATCACGTATATCTCCAACAAATTCTTCTAGTATGTCTTCTATTGTAACTATACCT
It encodes:
- the tnpA gene encoding IS200/IS605 family transposase, with translation MFKEYNHSAFSLHYELVLVTKNKTPIFNEDIVNFGVEIFKNISVSYQVNLTGIHFEATHMHFKFEAYPTTNLYKFINAYKSASSRKIKNYYPEVRDKLSGTAMWEANYFLITTGVSSNDIVLHYIEEYIKCDEIHHEHTENCIGE
- a CDS encoding adenine phosphoribosyltransferase encodes the protein MTKLENEKLSSMIRTIPNFPEEGILFRDITTALKDKQGLKLIIDDFINRYKNKGIDYVLGADARGFIFGAVIAYEIGAGFVPARKLGKLPAETIKASYELEYGKNTIEIHKDAITEGSNVLIVDDLLATGGTAEAMVKLVESAKANIYELAFLIELKDLNGREKLHNNKVYSILKY